The nucleotide window TGCTGAGAATCCCCGAGAGTAACGTGTTAATGTTAATTATAGTCTTGTACCGACTCTATATTATGCAAATTTGATAACTTATAGATCATTACTCATATTTGTTATTAATAGGACGTCTaagtatataattttattaattattatgtttaaataaatttCAGCTATTTATTTGAGTAACATAAAACATAATCTAAAATATTCTGGTTTTGATGGCGGGATTGATTATAGGTGGTGAAATTTGTGGCAACTATTCTAATTTTTATGGTGAAATATATAGATTTGGTACTAATATGGCGGCAATGGTAATGATTTCATGGTGGGTTTGATCGTAGGTGGTGAAATGTGTGGcggtttttttaattttatggtgAAATATATAGATTTGGTACTATTATGACGACAATGGTCGTTGTTTTATGATGGTGttcattgaagaagaaacaattgAATGACATGAAGAATTTTATTCAAAATCTGACATGTCATCTCATGTGGCAGTGAGATGACATTGATGTGGTACAAGTGTGATACACCTCCCATTGTGAGAATGATGCTATACGTCTCAGGGggtaaataaattcactttttagTAGTAGAAGTGTGTAATAGATCACCATATTAATTTAAGCGTGTAATGACCTTTTGGGACaagttcaaaaataaatttatgccttttcctTAATATATATCATGTGAGTATCATACTATACTACAATTGTATACTTGCATAAAAGCAAATAAAGAGTGTACTATATCaattatctttttattaatataataaaaaacaaaaaaagaacaaaaaacaaagagGCCAAAAAGATGTATAGAATTagattatgaagaaaaaaaataacataattttttaaaaataataataaatgtaactagaaaaggagaaaaacaaaaataaaatgaaaggaaaagaaaaagataaaacatGTTGTTCTGATATGTGATTAGAGAAACAAAAAAGACCAAAGatatattatgttatatataaaaaaggagAACACATGTTtactatatcaattattttttcttattgtatagaaaaagaagaagaaattaaaggGACAAAAAAATGGATCTGTGTAAGAGTCTAAATTGAGTATGAATAAGATTatggtgaaaaaaaataaaaataatgaataatgtGATCTGTGGAAAAACTgaacaaaagagaagaaataatgagaaaagagaaaaaaaaaactaaacaaatagagaaataaaaagaaaatgagaaaaaatagaTAACTTGCCCACAAAAGCTACAACGAATCGAAAGTGTAATTAGTTTGACGAGCAGAAAATGCAATGctaattagtttagtttttaTGGATAAGACAAAGTGAGTATTATGCGAGAGGTAAGTACTTACGAGTATCTATTGATTTAGCTTGATTTggtacaaaatttaagaaagaatttttttaaaaaatttatagtcTAAATTAAgtcatagatatatatattactataaattATCTCATTAAGTTCATCTAATCAAAGGTAGaataagtattttaaaattaaattattttaattataaaaatgtatcattcttttttagaccgactaaaaaagaaaatatcacataaattgagccAAAAAATGTATTATCTACCTctctaattatattttttaaatgatagaaGTCAATATGGAAACTGGAAACACATAACATACGTCTATTGAATTCGTATAAACATTGAGTGCGCATAACTTACCAAGCACCTAGTATTATTTGGGAAGGACACATAtttacaacaaattttaaaatgatagaaaataaattgcaatcataaataaaatatgaagaaatataattttattgataaatatataagtacaattttgttcctcccttgattcttctctcataaGATTTGCCCATGATTTGAGGGCCGTTAGTGGCATATTTCTCAAATTAggatgatttgaatttgatctctttatgaatattgCATGAATTTGCAAAATATTCGAGATGTCTTTTAGGAAAATATAGTATCCGGATTTAGGATTGAGTAACCTCTAAGAATCCTAATTCGAATTGAACACACCTGGTAGAGTCCTAACTCAAATGAACACATTGTAGAgtcaaacaaaatttcaatgccTACAACAAATTTTAGATTAATTGCCTAAATTTCAATGATTTTAATAAAAAGGTAGAGTAAGCGGaaatgggaaaaaaaattataatatgagaaaaacaaattctcaaaaaaaaaaaggtaaaagttCACGTAACCAACCGCTAACGCTGCTACTCCATTGCAATTATGCTCTGACATGACAACAgtttcaacaaagaaaaacaagtggAAAGAAACTGCAACAACATTATGATTTGTCAAATGACATGATGAAGACTCTAATACTCAACATACCAAAAAGATTGTCTAATTACTTCTGTTATCATATACCACATTCAAATATCTGATCTGTGAAACTACACGTTCACTGAACAGCTAACACTGGTTATCCAAATCTTTGAAATCTAAAGAGAAATCAAGAGGTGTACTTGCATTTCTAAGTAAAAGAAAGAATAGTTATCATTTACCAATCTCACCACTTGTAAAATTACAAAGGCTGCAGCGTTTTCGCGGTCATCTAAAATTTTCTCCACATGTACATACAAAGCTATTCAGATGGACTCCATCTGAGCCACCAACTAATTTACTTCTGCAGATCTCACAAATCTGGGAAACATTCTAGGAAACCATGAACTTCACATACAGTACTTATAATATCAAATTTACACACATAATTATCTGTTAATTATAAGAAAAGTATGTGCCCAAATGTTCAATGTATAAATTAGCCCCTTCCTGCATTACCATGCCGTTGATTTCTGAAGAAGCTAAGAAGTGCCTGAGCCTGCATGTAATCACAAAgttaatatttatacatatacaaaaccAAAGAGGGCAAAAGTTTAGTAGCACTGACAGTGTAATTTAACCTGTTACTATACTTTCAAGTTATCATAATTTGTTTGTTATATAAGCTGGTAACTTAACCTGATGGTGCAAAAATATTTTACACTATCGGTgcacaaaatttgaagaaagaaaatggttGAAGTTTCTGGCATCAGACCTTTTCCCTTGCTCTTGGAGTGCCAGATTGTGACAATGCCACTAACGGAGGTACAGCTCCTTCCTGGAGAACTATGTTGCAGAACCTGTTACTGTTAGTGCATAGTTGCAAGAGAGCAGCTGCTGCATTCTCTTTACCCCTTGCAGAGCCCAGCTCAACAACCTCAACAAGAAGAGGAATCCCTCCTTCCTGACCGATTCCTGCTCTTCCCTCGGGAATGGTTGCAAGATTGGATAAAACAGCAACAGCCTTATCAACCATCCCGGTAGCAGGGTCCATCAAATCTACGAGATACTTTACAGCACCAGCCTGGATAATACGAGCCTTGTTCTCATGAAGTATTGACAAGTTAAACAAAGCTGTCGCTGCATCTTTCTTGCCCCTTGGAGTTCCATTTCCCAATAAATCAACAAGAGGTTTGATTGCTCCAGACCTCCCAATCTTCATCTTGTTATCCTCCATCACAGAAAGGCTAAAAAGAGTTGCAGCAGAATTTTCTTTAGCCTCATCGCTCCCTGTCTGGAGGACATGAATCAGAGGTTCGATTGCATCAGCATTTGCAATGGCACACTTGTTGTTGTCATTAATTGACAAGTTGAGAAGTGCAGTAACAGCATCTTCTTGTACTTTCATGTCTTCTGAATAAAGTAGGTTAACCAACAAGCTAATAGCACCACAATTTGCAATCACCATGCGGTTATCCATATTATGCTTGGCAAGTAACCGGAGTTCAGCTGTAGCAGTTCTCTGCATATCAATGGAAGTGCTCTTCAAGTCCTCAACCAACTTTTTAACTTGCTCCTCAAGTTCTGAAAGATCAGCCCTTCTTTCAACTGTAGGGGAAGAAATTATTCTTGGAAACCTATCAGATGGTCTACGCCAAATCGCTTGATTACGAGGTCTTGTCTCTAGTGTAGATGGAAATTCTGGCTCCCTTCGAGGGATAGAAGCAGCTGGCTTGGAATCCACTACAACATCCCTTGAAGCAACAGCAGCAGCTTCTGACTGTGAGGATAACTTATTTCCATCACCAGGAATTACAGGGGAAAAGTTTGAATTAGCAAGCGTGCTGGGTGCCGAGGTTGTTCTACTATGACCTGAAGATAACTGTTCCTCAACAGCTAATGTACTATGACCATGTGAACTTATCTCTCCAGAGTGGGCCATCCGGTCTTCACTCTTCATAATTATCCTTTCAACATCAAAAGCAAGTACATTACCAGCAACTCCAGGTAAAGAATCCTCTGAAGAGGAGCGGAGATGAGATGGAGATGATTCCTCTCTTTGGCCTACACTAGACGAAATCAAAGTCTTTCTCGGAGAACCTAAAGATTGCGTGGAGTCTGGTGACAAAGAGTGTTTGTCCCTTGTAAGGGGAAATACATGGTTATCCCTGGATGCACCAGAGTCTGCATGTGTTATGAGGGAAGATGGTTGGTTCAAGCTCAAAGATATCATGGGATCGGGCAACTTCACATCATTTATCTCGCACCAGTTTGCAATGAGTGCCTTAACAGTGTAATTGGGAATGAGATTTGTATGCCCCAGAGTTTGCCGTGTCTTGGGGCAGACAGTGAGACCCAGATCAATCCATCTCCTTATAAAAGCCCTCTCATAGGTTTGACCAGATGCAACAATTACAGGGTCAGTCATCAACTCAAGTGAAAGAGGGCAGCAAAAGTCAGGAGGTATTGGCACAGTGGTACAGCTCTGGGACTGTTTCACAGTGACAAAGCAATCGTGCATATGAGAAACAAGAGTTATCATTTGCTCAATATATTCAACGTCCTCAGTCTTTTCAGCTTGTTCAGCATTCTCTTTCAATTTTTCAAGGGCCACAAGCTCAATCAAAAGCTCTTCGTTTGAGTTCAAGCTTAGGCAATCAGCAATTTTGGCAAAGTTATCTGAGCTGGCTCGCAAGCCTTCCACTTGAGCTTTAATAACCTTTGTAATTGTCATTGATATCAATTCATAATCTACATACTTAATTTTCAGTATATAGAGCTGCAATCCAAACAAAATACACCCACCTTAGAAATGATGAGAAATCATTAAACATAAATGAAAAGAGACAGTAGGGAGGAAGATTTCACAGAAGGGTTAGATGAATGCAACTAAAAGGTAGAACAGACACAGAAGCCATGTACTTAGCACCCACCTCAAGGGTTGTCAAAGTTACATCAGCAGGAAGGCTTTTATGAGAAGATTTAAGGAGCTCAAGTATTTCCAGGCTACATGTTCGAATTTTCCCAATCAATGGTTCAGCTTGCAGGACCTATGgatcatcaaaaataaaaatatcagcAAACTAGATATAAAATAGCTGAAAGTACTGAAAATGTGTTACATATTAGTCATGAAGTTTAGATGAATGCAAATAAGAAATAGTTTCTCTTAATTTAAATCTTTTAATCAGTATTAAGTGCAAACTGTAATAAGATAATCAGCTTATTCAAGACATGAAAGTTATGATGAGATAGATCTCCaaacatacaaaataaattttactgcACAATGGTTCCCAGGTTTCGAATAGCTCCCTCAGTTCATCAACATGTTGAGCAAGCCCAGCAAACGCTTTCAGGAGCAGCTCGCTAGAAGCTTCTTCAACGTCAGCAATAGAGTCAAGAATCGGCTTTACAAGCTTCAGTATATCCTCAATCTTACAGTAATATCTACGGACCAGTTCACCACTCATGTGATCACTCGATGATAAATGGCAAAAACAGGAGATATTATTGAGAAGCATCTTTAACATTGATATCTCCATTCCACCTGGTCAATTACAATCAAACTACTCAATAAACCAAATCAACAATATCCAACTAGGTTACACACCTGAGTTGAATAACAGAGGATAAACTGGATAAATTATCTCTTCAATTTACTAGATAAGAAAACTGATGGGAAACTATGCCACAAATTAAGAGAAATTAAATCGCACTAATGTATAGATGGGCTGTAGCTTAATCATTAGTTTTGAATCTCTAGAACCCATCTTTTGAAGGTTCCATCATGGAACAAAATCAGGCTAGATACTATTTTGACAGATTCAAGATAGTATCACATTGAAGAGCAGATTAAGATTTTGTTTGCCGGTGAATTTATAACCTGAATTCAgcttgaagttttccatttgaAAAACACATCAGGAAGAAGCAAAAGCTCTCTAATGGACAATTTCCAGGAATACAGCTGACTCTTATCTTTAATTAACTCATCCAGCTGAGGACAGGTGAATCCAGGATTTGAAGTTAATGGATTCATACAATGACCTCAAGTtaatatacaattataattGGGTTCATagtcaaatatttatatatgtttaatggacattttaatacatatatagGGCATGAGAAAAAGCTATTGGGTTCCCATGAATCCGCACATAACACTCAGGATCCACTGCTGGATAAGGATCCCCAGATTTTCTAAAAGGATTACAATTTATTTCATTAGAGCAATCATGAATGCAAAAGCCAAAAAGTATATTGCAAGGAAACCTATGATCACAAGCTGTGTCTTACTCACTCAGCTATTGCAGACTATAGTAAGCAGATAATGTCATGTTCGCTTTACCCCTAAGGATTCTGgtgaataatatttaactaatggCACCAAATGTGTACAAAACTATTAGGGTTAGTGGAGAAtcctaaggggtcgtttggtagagtgtataaaatAATGCacatagagtgtattagtaatgcttgcattagtaatgcgtgtattagttatgcttgcattaattatgcataaattatttcttatgcattgtttggtttagtgtattaaaaatagtatgcattgtataaaaatatttatttacaaatatatCCTCCATGTGGAAAAGATATAAAAGTGTTTTTGAGGGGCAGTTGGgtctttaaccatgctaatgcatgTGTTAAATccctttgcattactaatacctaaaaatcaatgatattagtaatacactcctcaatacacaatagagtgtataactaatgcaaacattaattatacatagcatgaaaaagtgtaccaaacaagggACTACCAATACACaaagctaatgcatgcattatttttgctaatacactctaccaaacgacccctaagagtATGAAGATACCTTCTCAtccaatacaattttttttttctcatttaggataagtaatactccctctgtcccaatttatatgacttactttcctttttagtcagtcccaaaaagaatgatacatttctatattaagtaacaatttaactataaaatgtctattttacccttaatgaaatgatttacagccacacaaatttctatcattcattttagaccacaaattttaaaagtcttccttcctttcttaaacttcgtgccgaATCAAAAtacctcatataaaatgggacagagggagtaataatattcatataatAGGACAGTCTCCCAATATACAAGTGGCATCCAAAAAGTAGAGAACCTCAAAATCCACTATACAAAATAGCACCCAATCATCTATAGTAACACGCACCTCATAGGTACAGCGAAAATTTACACGATATCAAAAGAATCTCATTTCTTTTTATTGGTCAGAAATCAAAAGAATCTCATCATTTGTAAAACAAGTATTCCATGCTTTCAGAAGCCTCTCCATTTCTTTGCATTCAATCCCCAACATATGCATCATAGGATATCAGCAGCTACTTCACATGCCCTGTTTTTTCCTGTTCTTCCCTTTTAAGGCACAAATTGGAAAAAATTCTGTGACAGGGAAGGGTTCCATGTCTAACTAATTCAATGAAGTACACTATAATTGGCTCATTGTGAGGCACTGGAATGGTCCTAACTTCAGATGGCTTGCACATTAGCATCCTCTTCTTCTCCATGTTCTCAGCAGTGAGAAAATCCCCACTCTACTAGCCAAGTAGAAAAACAGATATGTTCCAATGCTCTAGAACCTCATATTGAGTAGAGGAGATTGTATCTATCTGCTTGGTATTCGAAATCACAATGACTTTATTAcgaaaaacatatatttttatttcactttacTTCTAAGTATCTTGGTCTATCAGGGAGAtcttctaattgatcatagaATAGTGTTCCAAATTCACCGATCTCCCAATCCTGCAAGTTCTTTTTTTCAACCTTAAATCTCAAAGAGCTCCACTTGTGCAATAGAATTGTCTTTTTGGCTTAATATGGAAGATGGGCTGAAAAgaggttgtcttaggtgatacAGAATCTTTGCTTCATTTTAGAATCCTTGCAAGTAGAACAAAGACATAATTTGCTTCTTGGCTTTGATGTTGTAAATATGGCTCTCAACACAACCTTTGTGCTGTTTATTTATACAAGTTGTTACCTTCCtcaaaaagaaagaatagaAGATGGTTGGAAAAGAGTTGTTTGGAAGGTCACACGACTCCATCTATGTTTCCAGAGCTAACTTTGTCCCCTACTCACCTTGAAGTGGATCTTTCCCATGAACATCCTTGTCTCTATTATGCTCCTCCATAGACCTCCCCAAGGATTGAGATGTTTTCCATTCTCCATATCCCCATGCATTCTAGCAACCACTAACTTCAAAAGTGCATGATTCTTTTGTCAAATCTCCAAATCCATTTCCCCACAAGGGCTTGAACGAAATCCTCACGTCCATACCCAAGCCTCCAATTCTTTATTGGAATTTACAAAGTGAACATCTTAAACCTCCTCGTTGTGTCTCACAAGAAATTCTTTGGATCATCTCCAATTATTCGTTATACATTTGCATGTGAAACATGTAATAGGAAGGTATGCTTGAAATTGTCTTCTTAGAGCATCTCCTTACCACTTTCAATCCGCTAATCTTTGCTCTACTCTTACGATTACTGAATTTATCGATGACTAAAGATAGGCCTCGAAAGTTGTAAAAGGTCATACTTTGTTCAATGTATTGTGTGTCATTCACGAATAGTAGGTGACGAACCCATACATTGTCCTACTTCCTTACACTAGCTATGGCGCCTCTAAAGTAGTGCCTCATGATACTCTCCAGTTCCTCCAGCAGAAAGGGAATCCACAAGGCCTCTTTTTCTCACTTGAAAAAATCCCAACAGCCATTTGGTGGGCAATTGGAAGTTATGTTGCTTGGACCTTTCAAAATCCCTGGTTCACCTGTGTCGTTCGACACGATTTGGGTCTGGCTGTGGGATCCACATCGTATTTAAACTTACCTTGGATGTTTTGACTATATCTATGACCAAGAAGTATAAATGGGTTAggtatttggtttgatttttggGTTCatgttatatttatatagttatATAAAGTATGAGAATCTTTTAACATTACTTGAGATATCTTATGAATATTAGGTATTTATATAGAATTAAATTTTATCAGTTTAGCTTAATAACATTTATTAATCAAGATATACTTATACATGTCGTAATATACATTCTTTTATGTTGTAATACACACTTATTAGCCAAATCCTAGCACACCCGTATTAGCACTCGGTTCCATACCCTCAAATCCTAAAATTTATGGGATGAAGAATCTGACCTCTAGGTCCGCACCGGAGTTTGAGCAACATAGATTGAAAGGAAGGAAACAACAGATATGCTGAGGATAAAGAAGAATCTATACAAACTCAAACAAAATTGACTATTTGTGCTTAGATTTTGGTACAACAAGGCTGCAGTTGGTGTAAATGATAGCTAGGTTATTGTTGATTTTATTAGCACATTGCATAGCTTGTAATGGTAATATATTTTGGTTGTAACTGCCTCTAGCATCCTCTTTCTTCTGGTTTAGTGTTTACTAACAAAACTTATAACTTACCGAGtttataaaaactaaaaaaaaggtaGCGCCCTTCTGACTGCTCTAAAGATTAGCTTGCATCACTTCCATTGCCAAGATAAATAATAGAGGAGATAATAGCTGTTTTTGCCTGAGCCCTCTTAAATTCCAAAGGAGAAGCGTCCTATGGGGCTCTTATTGAAAAGCCTAAAAGTGATAAAGGAGACTTGATCCATTTAGTTGTGAAGCCCATCCTTTCCATCACAAAATCCAAAGGCCCTGATATGATTGTATCAGTATGCCTTCTCAAGGTGCAGTTTGCACAGTACtcaatgagttttttttttgggttttagaATCCACCATTTTACTAGCTACAAGTGTCGTTTGTAGATTTTGCCAtcctttttcaaaaaatgaagagaaaagaATGATGTggaagaaagaaggatgggtTCCAGAAATGTTTTATGACTTTTATCTTGATTATTCCCTTCAACCATTGAAGGTTTAATATTTTGTACACCATCATAAAATAGGA belongs to Solanum stenotomum isolate F172 chromosome 1, ASM1918654v1, whole genome shotgun sequence and includes:
- the LOC125874140 gene encoding U-box domain-containing protein 4-like isoform X1, whose product is MEISMLKMLLNNISCFCHLSSSDHMSGELVRRYYCKIEDILKLVKPILDSIADVEEASSELLLKAFAGLAQHVDELRELFETWEPLCSKIYFVLQAEPLIGKIRTCSLEILELLKSSHKSLPADVTLTTLELYILKIKYVDYELISMTITKVIKAQVEGLRASSDNFAKIADCLSLNSNEELLIELVALEKLKENAEQAEKTEDVEYIEQMITLVSHMHDCFVTVKQSQSCTTVPIPPDFCCPLSLELMTDPVIVASGQTYERAFIRRWIDLGLTVCPKTRQTLGHTNLIPNYTVKALIANWCEINDVKLPDPMISLSLNQPSSLITHADSGASRDNHVFPLTRDKHSLSPDSTQSLGSPRKTLISSSVGQREESSPSHLRSSSEDSLPGVAGNVLAFDVERIIMKSEDRMAHSGEISSHGHSTLAVEEQLSSGHSRTTSAPSTLANSNFSPVIPGDGNKLSSQSEAAAVASRDVVVDSKPAASIPRREPEFPSTLETRPRNQAIWRRPSDRFPRIISSPTVERRADLSELEEQVKKLVEDLKSTSIDMQRTATAELRLLAKHNMDNRMVIANCGAISLLVNLLYSEDMKVQEDAVTALLNLSINDNNKCAIANADAIEPLIHVLQTGSDEAKENSAATLFSLSVMEDNKMKIGRSGAIKPLVDLLGNGTPRGKKDAATALFNLSILHENKARIIQAGAVKYLVDLMDPATGMVDKAVAVLSNLATIPEGRAGIGQEGGIPLLVEVVELGSARGKENAAAALLQLCTNSNRFCNIVLQEGAVPPLVALSQSGTPRAREKAQALLSFFRNQRHGNAGRG
- the LOC125874140 gene encoding U-box domain-containing protein 4-like isoform X2, producing MTITKVIKAQVEGLRASSDNFAKIADCLSLNSNEELLIELVALEKLKENAEQAEKTEDVEYIEQMITLVSHMHDCFVTVKQSQSCTTVPIPPDFCCPLSLELMTDPVIVASGQTYERAFIRRWIDLGLTVCPKTRQTLGHTNLIPNYTVKALIANWCEINDVKLPDPMISLSLNQPSSLITHADSGASRDNHVFPLTRDKHSLSPDSTQSLGSPRKTLISSSVGQREESSPSHLRSSSEDSLPGVAGNVLAFDVERIIMKSEDRMAHSGEISSHGHSTLAVEEQLSSGHSRTTSAPSTLANSNFSPVIPGDGNKLSSQSEAAAVASRDVVVDSKPAASIPRREPEFPSTLETRPRNQAIWRRPSDRFPRIISSPTVERRADLSELEEQVKKLVEDLKSTSIDMQRTATAELRLLAKHNMDNRMVIANCGAISLLVNLLYSEDMKVQEDAVTALLNLSINDNNKCAIANADAIEPLIHVLQTGSDEAKENSAATLFSLSVMEDNKMKIGRSGAIKPLVDLLGNGTPRGKKDAATALFNLSILHENKARIIQAGAVKYLVDLMDPATGMVDKAVAVLSNLATIPEGRAGIGQEGGIPLLVEVVELGSARGKENAAAALLQLCTNSNRFCNIVLQEGAVPPLVALSQSGTPRAREKAQALLSFFRNQRHGNAGRG